From Microbacterium croceum, a single genomic window includes:
- a CDS encoding SGNH/GDSL hydrolase family protein has translation MKARVTRHPLRSAGVAVALLLVLAAVALGMWRPWAALPSAAPIGAAAQGDGAAPAAIAPAPLVLPEHPTVLVFGDSWTYGSAATVRTEGYAYQLAGLLDGETIVDGVRGSGYLKPGLDGPTFGERIAALDPALTPDLVIVQGSINDRAQGEAGYREAVTSAWDALTAKYPEATIVVLGPAPHELPVGAATTRIDADLAELAAARGWWYISPIAQDWITEENYLDVIDVDLGRKHPSTAGHRYLAEKVAAALTELTGAPVTEAGGSETTPEQ, from the coding sequence ATGAAGGCCCGTGTCACCCGCCACCCGCTGCGATCCGCAGGGGTCGCCGTCGCGCTGCTCCTCGTGCTCGCGGCAGTCGCGCTCGGCATGTGGCGACCGTGGGCTGCACTTCCCTCCGCCGCTCCGATCGGCGCCGCTGCACAGGGCGATGGAGCAGCACCGGCGGCGATCGCCCCGGCGCCTCTCGTGCTCCCTGAGCACCCCACCGTCCTCGTGTTCGGCGACTCCTGGACGTACGGGTCCGCGGCGACCGTCCGCACCGAGGGATACGCGTACCAGTTGGCAGGACTCCTCGACGGCGAGACCATCGTCGACGGTGTTCGCGGCAGCGGCTACCTCAAGCCGGGACTCGACGGCCCCACGTTCGGCGAGCGCATCGCCGCCCTCGACCCCGCCCTGACCCCCGACCTCGTCATCGTGCAGGGGTCGATCAATGATCGGGCACAGGGCGAGGCCGGCTACCGTGAGGCCGTCACCTCCGCCTGGGATGCGCTGACTGCCAAGTACCCGGAGGCCACGATCGTCGTGCTCGGGCCGGCGCCGCACGAGCTTCCCGTCGGAGCCGCGACGACGCGCATCGACGCCGACCTCGCCGAGCTCGCCGCTGCCCGCGGCTGGTGGTACATCTCCCCCATCGCGCAGGACTGGATCACCGAGGAGAACTACCTCGACGTGATCGACGTCGACCTGGGACGCAAGCACCCCTCCACCGCAGGGCACCGTTATCTGGCAGAGAAGGTCGCTGCGGCGTTGACCGAACTGACCGGCGCGCCCGTCACCGAGGCCGGCGGGTCGGAGACCACCCCCGAGCAGTGA
- the argS gene encoding arginine--tRNA ligase yields MNPETLAHALLAVLTPLADERRPGEPLGLTAADLVFERPRNRDHGDWASNIAMRLAKQFGTNPRELAQQIADGLAAVDGVASAEVAGPGFINIRLDAAAAGALAQTIVDAGPAYGTNDSQQGVSVNVEFVSANPTGPLHIAHTRWAALGDSIVRLLLASGAHAVREYYINDAGAQMERFATSVLAAAKGEPTPEGGYPGQYITTLAQRVLAAHPDLLELPHDEQLVVARDQAYEYQLAEIKSSLDRFNVPFDVWFSERTLHAKDASGTSLIDRAVDRLREQGHVFDLDGAVWVRTTDFGDDKDRVIRRSNGEYTYFAADAAYYLNKGDRGFQNKIYLLGADHHGYVHRLKAVAGAAGEDPEKNVQVLIGQMVSINGARLSKRAGNIIEMDDLLDWLGTDALRYSLERSPADSPLDLDPELLQKRTNDNPVFYVQYAHARTHNVARNAGDSGVDRSEFAPETLTHESEAALLGALQEFPRIVAFAAEVREPHRVARYLEELAGLYHRWYDNCRVIPQGDDPIESVHRTRLWLNDAAGQVFRNGLDLLGVSAPERM; encoded by the coding sequence ATGAACCCTGAAACGCTCGCCCACGCCCTTCTCGCCGTCCTCACGCCCCTCGCAGACGAGCGACGCCCGGGCGAGCCGCTCGGACTGACCGCCGCCGACCTCGTCTTCGAGCGTCCGCGCAACCGCGACCACGGTGACTGGGCGTCGAACATCGCCATGCGTCTGGCCAAGCAGTTCGGTACGAACCCGCGCGAGCTCGCGCAGCAGATCGCCGACGGGCTCGCCGCGGTCGACGGTGTCGCCAGCGCCGAGGTCGCCGGACCCGGGTTCATCAACATCCGCCTCGATGCGGCAGCTGCCGGTGCGCTCGCGCAGACGATCGTCGATGCCGGCCCCGCCTACGGCACGAACGACTCCCAGCAGGGGGTCAGCGTGAACGTGGAGTTCGTCTCGGCGAACCCCACCGGTCCTCTGCACATCGCCCACACGCGCTGGGCGGCGCTCGGCGACTCGATCGTCCGGCTGCTGCTCGCCAGCGGGGCCCACGCCGTCCGTGAGTACTACATCAACGACGCCGGTGCGCAGATGGAGCGTTTCGCGACCTCGGTGCTCGCGGCGGCCAAGGGCGAGCCGACGCCGGAAGGCGGATACCCGGGGCAGTACATCACCACCCTCGCGCAGCGGGTGCTCGCCGCGCATCCAGATCTGCTCGAGCTTCCGCACGACGAGCAGCTCGTGGTCGCCCGGGACCAGGCATACGAGTACCAGCTCGCCGAGATCAAGAGCTCGCTCGATCGCTTCAATGTGCCCTTCGACGTCTGGTTCTCCGAGCGCACGCTGCACGCGAAGGACGCCTCGGGCACGAGCCTGATCGACCGGGCCGTCGACCGTCTGCGCGAGCAGGGGCACGTCTTCGACCTCGACGGCGCCGTCTGGGTGCGCACCACCGACTTCGGCGACGACAAGGACCGCGTGATCCGCCGCTCGAACGGCGAGTACACGTACTTCGCCGCCGACGCCGCCTACTACCTCAACAAGGGCGACCGGGGCTTCCAGAACAAGATCTACCTCCTGGGCGCCGACCACCACGGCTACGTGCACCGCCTCAAGGCCGTCGCCGGCGCTGCGGGGGAGGATCCGGAGAAGAACGTCCAGGTGCTGATCGGTCAGATGGTGTCGATCAACGGCGCCCGCCTCAGCAAGCGCGCCGGCAACATCATCGAGATGGACGATCTGCTCGACTGGCTCGGCACCGATGCGCTGCGCTATTCGCTCGAGCGCTCGCCGGCGGACTCCCCGCTCGACCTCGACCCCGAACTGCTGCAGAAGCGCACCAACGACAACCCGGTCTTCTACGTGCAGTACGCCCACGCGCGCACCCACAACGTGGCGCGCAACGCCGGCGACTCCGGCGTCGACCGGTCCGAGTTCGCACCGGAGACGCTCACGCACGAGTCCGAGGCCGCACTGCTCGGCGCGCTGCAGGAGTTCCCCCGCATCGTGGCGTTCGCCGCGGAGGTGCGCGAGCCGCACCGCGTCGCGCGCTACCTGGAGGAGCTGGCGGGGCTGTACCACCGCTGGTACGACAACTGCCGCGTCATCCCGCAGGGCGACGACCCGATCGAGAGCGTGCACCGCACGCGCCTCTGGCTGAACGACGCCGCCGGGCAGGTCTTCCGCAACGGTCTCGATCTGCTGGGCGTGTCCGCACCCGAACGCATGTGA
- a CDS encoding LmeA family phospholipid-binding protein — MSDDNQTLPYPDAAAAHETLVIPGQNASEPAEVAARPKRRRWPWVLLIVVVVLGLLVVAAEFIARAVLPGVVRSLVVDELDLPADQQLDVEADGILLPQLIGGTLDSLHLSTDSVTLEGITGAADVTATGVPLRGGDLGGASGTIRIDQTQFTALLADTDLPVDAVAFDAPNATVSGTIPVLGIDIPVSLTVTPGAVEGDLELTPVELSVGGLVIDAGQVGSTLGSLGETLTQTQQICIADQLPAGLTLTGLEIVGSEAVIDIDVNGAIVTDEALLEKGVCPTS, encoded by the coding sequence ATGAGCGACGACAACCAGACCCTGCCGTACCCGGACGCCGCCGCCGCGCACGAGACCCTCGTCATCCCCGGGCAGAACGCCTCGGAGCCGGCCGAGGTCGCCGCGCGGCCGAAGCGGCGCCGGTGGCCCTGGGTGCTGCTGATCGTGGTCGTGGTGCTGGGACTGCTGGTCGTCGCCGCGGAGTTCATCGCCCGCGCGGTGCTCCCCGGAGTCGTGCGCTCACTCGTGGTCGACGAGCTGGACCTGCCGGCCGATCAGCAGCTCGACGTCGAGGCCGACGGCATCCTGCTGCCGCAGCTGATCGGCGGCACGCTCGACAGCCTGCACCTGTCGACCGACTCCGTCACGCTGGAGGGGATCACCGGGGCCGCGGATGTCACTGCGACCGGCGTCCCGCTGCGCGGCGGTGACCTCGGCGGGGCCTCCGGAACGATCCGCATCGATCAGACCCAGTTCACCGCGCTCCTCGCCGACACGGACCTGCCCGTCGACGCGGTCGCCTTCGACGCACCGAACGCCACGGTCTCCGGCACGATCCCGGTGCTCGGCATCGACATCCCCGTCTCGCTCACCGTCACCCCCGGGGCGGTGGAGGGCGATCTCGAACTCACCCCGGTCGAGCTGAGCGTGGGAGGTCTCGTGATCGATGCCGGTCAGGTCGGGTCGACGTTGGGCTCATTGGGCGAGACCCTCACCCAGACGCAGCAGATCTGCATCGCCGATCAGCTCCCCGCCGGCCTCACGCTCACGGGGCTTGAGATCGTCGGCAGCGAGGCGGTCATCGACATCGACGTGAACGGTGCGATCGTCACGGACGAGGCTCTGCTGGAGAAGGGCGTCTGCCCGACCTCCTGA
- a CDS encoding alpha/beta fold hydrolase yields the protein MHVDRVGSPGAPPLLLLHGGGVAGWMWEPTRRHLTDDRRLLIPDLPGHGRSADQDYVSHDDTVHQLAAVLEREERPVAVAGFSLGAQLAVLLAARRPDLVDRVAVVSAQTVPLRAPGPMLALLRVTAGLAKHEWFARMQASALFVPDDLLPRYVQTSAGISRDTLLHAVGDNIAFRVPAGWSAFPGPALILAGAREKQLMKISAALLHEALPQSILEIVEGCGHGIPLQQPAWFARRIEAWLG from the coding sequence ATGCACGTCGACCGGGTCGGGAGTCCCGGCGCACCTCCCCTGCTGCTCCTGCACGGAGGCGGGGTCGCTGGTTGGATGTGGGAGCCGACGCGTCGACACCTCACCGACGACCGCCGTCTCCTGATCCCCGATCTGCCCGGTCATGGGCGCAGCGCCGACCAGGACTATGTCTCTCATGACGACACGGTGCACCAGCTGGCTGCCGTCCTCGAGCGAGAGGAGCGTCCGGTCGCGGTGGCGGGCTTCTCGCTCGGCGCGCAGCTCGCCGTGCTGTTGGCGGCGCGACGCCCCGACCTCGTAGACCGCGTGGCCGTCGTCAGCGCCCAGACGGTCCCGCTCCGTGCGCCCGGTCCGATGCTCGCCCTCCTGCGCGTCACCGCCGGCCTCGCGAAACACGAATGGTTCGCCAGGATGCAGGCCTCGGCGCTGTTCGTGCCGGACGACCTGCTGCCCCGATACGTGCAGACGTCAGCCGGCATCTCCCGCGACACCCTGCTGCACGCCGTGGGCGACAACATCGCCTTCCGCGTGCCCGCGGGCTGGAGTGCCTTCCCCGGCCCCGCGCTGATCCTCGCCGGTGCGCGGGAGAAGCAGCTCATGAAGATCTCGGCCGCGCTCCTGCACGAAGCGCTCCCACAGAGCATCCTGGAGATCGTCGAGGGGTGCGGTCACGGCATCCCTCTGCAGCAGCCCGCGTGGTTCGCCCGACGGATCGAGGCCTGGCTCGGCTGA
- a CDS encoding YihY/virulence factor BrkB family protein — MVNTESRSESPARPGIVERATGPIIAWALGRRLVRAVLLYSERRGPMLADSVTYRALFSVFAGVLLGFSIAALWLAGNPVAWQAIIDAVQSVVPGLIGEGGVIDTDALKAPATLSIAGVISLVALLGSALGAIGSLRTAVRVLAGTAHDDILWIWVLLRNLGLALAIGLLFIAAALLTFAGQLGVTWFSGLLGLPDDSPLVLWGVRLLSVLVVFALDAVLIAGIFRVLSGVRASARSLWVGALLGAVGLLVLQELSGLFVGGATSNPLLASFASLLALLIWLNFSAQVILIACAYVVTAHEEAKDRVHARFGATTFPQRRVQRAEVDVRVATAELRAAQEALADSAPGS, encoded by the coding sequence GTGGTGAACACCGAATCGCGATCCGAATCCCCCGCCCGTCCCGGCATCGTCGAGCGCGCGACCGGCCCGATCATCGCCTGGGCCCTCGGGCGCCGCTTGGTGCGAGCCGTCCTGCTCTACTCGGAGCGCCGCGGACCGATGCTCGCAGACAGCGTCACCTATCGCGCACTGTTCAGCGTCTTCGCCGGAGTGCTCCTGGGATTCTCCATCGCCGCGCTCTGGCTGGCGGGGAACCCGGTGGCATGGCAGGCGATCATCGACGCGGTGCAGTCCGTCGTGCCCGGGCTGATCGGCGAAGGCGGGGTGATCGACACCGACGCACTGAAAGCACCGGCCACCCTGTCGATCGCCGGAGTGATCTCGCTTGTCGCCCTCCTGGGTTCGGCGCTCGGGGCGATCGGATCGCTGCGCACGGCGGTCCGCGTCCTCGCCGGCACCGCGCACGACGACATCCTCTGGATCTGGGTACTGCTGCGCAACCTCGGCCTGGCGCTCGCGATCGGTCTCCTGTTCATCGCCGCGGCCTTGCTCACCTTCGCCGGGCAGCTCGGAGTCACCTGGTTCAGCGGTCTGCTCGGACTGCCCGACGATTCGCCGCTGGTGCTGTGGGGCGTTCGTCTGCTGTCGGTCCTGGTGGTCTTCGCGCTCGATGCGGTGCTCATCGCCGGCATCTTCCGCGTCCTGTCCGGCGTGCGGGCGTCTGCACGGTCGCTGTGGGTCGGCGCGCTCCTCGGCGCCGTCGGCCTCCTCGTGCTGCAGGAGCTCTCCGGGCTCTTCGTCGGAGGCGCGACGAGCAATCCGCTCCTCGCGTCGTTCGCCTCGCTGCTCGCCCTGCTGATCTGGCTGAACTTCTCGGCGCAGGTGATCCTGATCGCGTGCGCCTATGTCGTGACCGCCCATGAGGAGGCGAAGGATCGCGTGCACGCCCGCTTCGGCGCCACGACGTTCCCGCAGCGTCGCGTCCAGCGGGCGGAAGTCGATGTGCGCGTCGCGACCGCCGAGTTGCGTGCTGCCCAGGAGGCGCTGGCCGACAGCGCTCCCGGATCGTGA
- the lysA gene encoding diaminopimelate decarboxylase: MLSPADSLAPEWLVEPDDANDLADGVWPASAARDADGALVFAGLSATALAQTYGTPLLVIDEDEVRTRARAFRSAFDQAAADHGTTAQVYYAGKAFLCTTVARWVVDEGLRVDVCTGGELEVALAAGVAPAAIGFHGNNKSTAELQRAVDVGVGSIIVDSDIEIERLSAITARTGAVQRVFVRVISGVHAETHDFLATAHEDQKFGFPLPEAEKAVARIREIPGLEFAGLHCHIGSQIFGVAGFRESASRVLELHATLLESGPVPQLNLGGGFGIAYTRVDDPTPIHELAAEIVAAVAQGCDARGIAVPALSFEPGRAIVGTAGVTLYEVGTTKDVTIESGAVRRYISVDGGMSDNARPALYGAQFSARLASRVGDGAAQLSRVVGKHCESGDIVVDHEYLPADLVPGDLLAVPATGAYCVSLASNYNHVPRPPVIAVRDGESRVIVRGETIDDLLARDAGIDGGGVSERSRPSTSEGAR, from the coding sequence TTGCTTTCCCCTGCCGACTCGCTCGCCCCGGAGTGGCTCGTCGAGCCCGACGACGCGAATGACCTCGCCGACGGCGTCTGGCCGGCCTCCGCAGCCCGCGACGCCGATGGCGCGCTGGTGTTCGCGGGCCTCAGCGCGACTGCTCTGGCCCAGACCTATGGCACGCCCCTCCTCGTGATCGACGAGGACGAGGTGCGCACGCGCGCGCGAGCCTTCCGCAGCGCCTTCGACCAGGCCGCCGCCGACCACGGGACCACCGCGCAGGTGTACTACGCCGGAAAGGCGTTCCTGTGCACCACGGTCGCCCGCTGGGTCGTCGACGAAGGCCTCCGCGTGGACGTGTGTACCGGAGGGGAACTCGAAGTCGCGCTCGCCGCGGGCGTCGCCCCCGCCGCGATCGGGTTCCACGGCAACAACAAGTCGACGGCGGAGCTGCAACGCGCCGTCGACGTCGGTGTGGGGTCGATCATCGTCGACAGCGATATCGAGATCGAGCGGCTGTCGGCCATCACCGCCCGCACCGGAGCCGTCCAGCGGGTCTTCGTGCGCGTCATCAGCGGTGTGCACGCCGAGACGCACGATTTCCTCGCCACGGCGCACGAGGACCAGAAGTTCGGCTTCCCGCTGCCGGAGGCCGAGAAGGCCGTCGCGCGGATCCGCGAGATACCCGGTCTCGAGTTCGCCGGATTGCACTGCCACATCGGCTCGCAGATCTTCGGGGTCGCCGGGTTCCGCGAATCCGCGTCCCGCGTGCTCGAACTGCACGCGACCCTGCTCGAGAGCGGCCCCGTCCCTCAGCTGAATCTCGGGGGCGGCTTCGGCATCGCCTACACCCGCGTCGACGACCCGACTCCGATCCACGAGCTCGCGGCCGAGATCGTCGCCGCCGTCGCGCAGGGATGCGATGCCCGCGGTATCGCGGTACCCGCACTGTCGTTCGAACCGGGCAGGGCCATCGTCGGCACTGCGGGTGTGACGCTGTACGAGGTCGGCACCACCAAGGACGTTACGATCGAGTCCGGCGCGGTCCGCCGCTACATCAGCGTCGACGGCGGCATGAGCGACAACGCGCGTCCTGCCCTGTATGGCGCGCAGTTCTCCGCCCGGCTGGCCTCGCGCGTCGGCGACGGCGCTGCACAGCTCAGCCGCGTCGTCGGCAAGCACTGCGAATCCGGCGATATCGTCGTCGACCACGAGTACCTCCCGGCCGATCTCGTCCCGGGCGACCTGCTCGCTGTGCCGGCCACCGGCGCCTATTGCGTCTCGCTGGCGAGCAACTACAACCATGTTCCGCGTCCTCCCGTGATCGCCGTGCGCGACGGGGAGTCCCGAGTGATCGTTCGAGGCGAGACCATCGACGATCTGCTCGCGCGGGATGCGGGCATCGACGGCGGAGGCGTGTCCGAGCGATCGCGTCCGTCCACCTCAGAAGGAGCAAGATGA
- a CDS encoding homoserine dehydrogenase, with product MTEYRRLRVALLGAGAVGSQVAALLLRHGDELADRAGASLELAGIAVRDLDAPRDVDLPRELFTTDAESLILGADIVIELIGGIEPARTNILQAIGSGADVVTANKALLATHGPELFEAADRVGASVYYEAAAAGAIPIIRPLRDSLAGDRVVRIMGIVNGTTNYILDRMDTEGADFADVLADAQRLGYAEADPTADVEGYDAAQKAAILASLAFHTAVPLEAVHREGISSITASMIEEARSAGFVIKLLAVCERIEANGDESISVRVYPALVPQSHPLASVHGANNAVFVEAEAAGSLMFYGAGAGGVQTASAVLGDVVSAARRHIAGGVGVGESTRANMPIVPIGHVTTRYQITLEVADAPGVLATVAGILSDGGVSVATVVQTVEGEAEPTARLIIGTHRAAESALSATVDALADSSVVERVVSVLRVEGE from the coding sequence ATGACAGAGTACCGACGACTTCGTGTGGCGCTTCTCGGAGCCGGGGCCGTCGGCTCCCAGGTCGCAGCACTCCTGCTGCGCCACGGAGACGAGCTCGCCGATCGCGCCGGAGCATCCCTGGAGCTGGCCGGCATCGCCGTACGCGACCTCGACGCGCCGCGCGACGTCGACCTGCCGCGCGAGCTGTTCACGACCGACGCCGAGTCCCTGATCCTCGGTGCCGACATCGTGATCGAGCTGATCGGCGGCATCGAACCGGCCCGCACCAACATCCTGCAGGCGATCGGATCCGGCGCCGACGTGGTGACCGCCAACAAGGCACTCCTCGCCACTCACGGCCCTGAGCTCTTCGAAGCCGCCGATCGCGTCGGCGCCTCCGTGTACTACGAGGCCGCTGCCGCTGGCGCGATCCCGATCATCCGTCCGCTGCGCGACTCGCTCGCCGGTGACCGCGTGGTGCGGATCATGGGCATCGTCAACGGCACCACGAACTACATCCTCGACCGGATGGACACCGAGGGCGCGGACTTCGCCGACGTGCTCGCCGACGCACAACGCCTGGGCTACGCCGAGGCGGACCCGACCGCGGACGTCGAGGGCTACGACGCGGCGCAGAAGGCCGCGATCCTGGCGAGCCTGGCCTTCCACACCGCGGTTCCGCTCGAGGCCGTGCACCGCGAGGGCATCTCCTCCATCACGGCATCGATGATCGAGGAAGCACGTTCCGCGGGCTTCGTCATCAAGCTGCTCGCGGTCTGCGAGCGCATCGAAGCCAATGGCGACGAGTCGATCTCGGTGCGCGTGTACCCGGCACTCGTGCCGCAGTCGCACCCGCTCGCCTCCGTCCACGGCGCCAACAACGCCGTCTTCGTCGAGGCCGAGGCCGCGGGGTCGCTGATGTTCTACGGCGCGGGTGCCGGCGGAGTGCAGACCGCATCCGCTGTGCTCGGCGACGTCGTGTCGGCCGCCCGCCGCCACATCGCCGGCGGTGTCGGGGTGGGGGAGTCGACCAGGGCCAACATGCCCATCGTTCCGATCGGTCACGTCACCACGCGCTACCAGATCACCCTCGAGGTGGCGGATGCGCCCGGCGTGCTCGCCACCGTCGCAGGCATCCTCAGCGACGGGGGAGTCTCCGTCGCCACGGTCGTGCAGACCGTCGAAGGCGAGGCCGAGCCGACGGCGCGCCTGATCATCGGCACGCACCGCGCCGCCGAGAGCGCGCTCAGTGCGACCGTCGATGCCCTGGCGGACAGCTCCGTGGTCGAGCGCGTGGTCTCCGTGCTGCGCGTGGAAGGCGAGTGA
- the thrB gene encoding homoserine kinase, giving the protein MAQGRTVEVRVPATSANLGPGFDTLGLALSIYDTLHITALPAGALEIEVSGSGAAEIPRDETNLIVRTIAHVYADAARPLPGLRIVAENGVPHGRGLGSSGAAVAAGVLAAKGLLAGDVEIGDEDLLRLATEIEGHPDNVAPALFGGLTIAWMGERGPQHKKLLVHRGVSPLVLVPAYTMSTSQARSLQPPQVSTADAVFNVSRSALLIAALMQSPELLLDATADRLHQDYRAEAMPETQRLVQALRAAGFAAVVSGAGPSVLVLADGPGSRQDAVEVANAVTDTPWEALLLAVDVRGGTVGDRAEGFHEAS; this is encoded by the coding sequence ATGGCGCAGGGCCGCACCGTCGAGGTGCGCGTCCCCGCCACCAGTGCGAACCTCGGGCCCGGGTTCGACACACTCGGCCTGGCGCTCAGCATCTACGACACGCTGCACATCACCGCGTTGCCGGCCGGAGCACTGGAGATCGAGGTATCCGGGTCTGGTGCTGCGGAGATCCCGCGGGACGAGACCAACCTGATCGTGCGCACGATCGCGCACGTGTACGCCGACGCAGCGCGTCCGCTGCCGGGGCTGCGGATCGTCGCCGAGAACGGAGTGCCGCACGGGCGCGGTCTCGGCTCCTCCGGTGCCGCCGTGGCCGCCGGGGTGCTTGCTGCCAAGGGCCTGCTCGCCGGTGACGTCGAGATCGGCGACGAGGATCTGCTGCGGCTGGCGACGGAGATCGAGGGACACCCCGACAACGTCGCGCCCGCACTGTTCGGCGGCCTGACGATCGCCTGGATGGGCGAGCGCGGCCCGCAGCACAAGAAGCTCCTGGTGCACCGCGGGGTGTCGCCGCTCGTGCTCGTGCCGGCGTACACGATGTCGACCTCGCAGGCCCGTTCCCTGCAGCCGCCGCAGGTCTCCACGGCGGATGCCGTGTTCAACGTCTCCCGCTCGGCGCTGCTCATCGCGGCACTGATGCAGAGCCCGGAGCTGCTGCTGGATGCGACGGCCGACCGCCTGCATCAGGACTACCGCGCCGAGGCGATGCCCGAGACGCAGCGTCTGGTGCAGGCACTGCGGGCGGCGGGATTCGCCGCCGTCGTGTCGGGCGCGGGACCGAGCGTCCTGGTGCTCGCAGACGGCCCCGGCAGCCGTCAGGACGCGGTCGAGGTGGCGAACGCCGTGACCGACACCCCGTGGGAGGCGCTCCTGCTGGCGGTCGACGTTCGTGGTGGTACAGTGGGGGATCGAGCGGAGGGCTTCCACGAAGCTTCGTGA
- the rho gene encoding transcription termination factor Rho — protein MENFSETQNDQSAPVVEAPAAAASGDVTTDAAPARKRAPRRATSATAAAKAEKAAAAKAEGADAAPAAPASAAAAEGDTAEAAPKAKAPRRSRAKKADVAASAEASAAPGDAAPAEAAPADKPADAQPDKTADKPADKNADKNATEAPAEAAPKSSGRGRRGAQKPAAEAPAAEQPAEAAPADAPQASDGSSDPSDGEEQGGRNRNRNRSRNRGRGQGGAAQDQQQAQPAADDDQSGNGRNRQRNKRRSGAPTDEFDTEIGEDDVLIPIAGILDVLDNYAFVRTTGYLAGPSDVYVSLGQVKKYNLRKGDAIVGAIKQPREGEQPGRQKYNALVKVDSINGLSIDDAATRVEFGKLTPLYPQERLRLETAPEKLTQRIIDLVAPIGKGQRGLIVAPPKAGKTIVLQQIANAIAQNNPEVHLMVVLVDERPEEVTDMERTVKGEVIASTFDRPAEDHTTVAELAIERAKRLVELGRDVVVLLDSITRLGRAYNLAAPASGRVLTGGVDASALYPPKRFFGAARNIENGGSLTILATALVETGSKMDEVIFEEFKGTGNSELRLSRSLADKRIFPAVDVNASSTRREEMLLSADEVKITWKLRRALAGLDQQQALEVVLGKLKETNSNVEFLVQMQKSIPTLPSGGHGHDNNIR, from the coding sequence GTGGAGAATTTCTCCGAGACCCAGAACGACCAGTCCGCTCCGGTCGTCGAAGCCCCGGCTGCGGCCGCGAGCGGTGACGTGACCACGGACGCCGCCCCGGCGCGCAAGCGCGCCCCCCGCCGTGCAACCAGCGCGACCGCGGCAGCGAAGGCCGAGAAGGCCGCTGCGGCGAAGGCCGAGGGGGCAGACGCCGCGCCGGCCGCGCCCGCATCCGCTGCGGCGGCTGAAGGCGACACCGCCGAGGCTGCTCCGAAAGCGAAAGCACCTCGCCGCAGTCGCGCCAAGAAGGCAGACGTGGCCGCGTCGGCCGAGGCATCGGCTGCGCCCGGAGACGCTGCGCCGGCTGAGGCCGCGCCCGCAGACAAGCCCGCAGACGCGCAGCCGGACAAGACTGCAGACAAGCCGGCGGACAAGAACGCCGACAAGAACGCGACCGAGGCGCCGGCCGAGGCCGCCCCCAAGTCCAGCGGCCGTGGCCGTCGCGGTGCACAGAAGCCCGCGGCCGAAGCTCCCGCAGCCGAGCAGCCCGCCGAGGCGGCCCCCGCCGACGCGCCGCAGGCGTCCGACGGTTCGTCCGACCCCTCCGATGGTGAAGAGCAGGGCGGCCGCAACCGCAACCGCAACCGCAGCCGCAACCGTGGTCGTGGCCAGGGCGGTGCCGCCCAGGACCAGCAGCAGGCTCAGCCGGCCGCTGACGACGACCAGTCCGGCAACGGTCGCAACCGCCAGCGCAACAAGCGCCGCAGCGGCGCCCCGACCGATGAGTTCGACACCGAGATCGGCGAGGACGATGTTCTGATCCCGATCGCGGGTATCCTCGACGTGCTCGACAACTACGCCTTCGTCCGCACGACCGGCTACCTCGCCGGCCCCAGCGACGTCTACGTCTCGCTCGGCCAGGTCAAGAAGTACAACCTGCGCAAGGGCGATGCGATCGTCGGCGCGATCAAGCAGCCGCGCGAGGGCGAGCAGCCCGGTCGCCAGAAGTACAACGCGTTGGTCAAGGTCGACTCGATCAACGGCCTGTCGATCGACGATGCCGCCACTCGCGTCGAGTTCGGCAAGCTCACCCCGCTCTACCCGCAGGAGCGCCTGCGCCTGGAGACGGCTCCCGAGAAGCTGACGCAGCGCATCATCGATCTGGTCGCCCCGATCGGCAAGGGTCAGCGCGGCCTCATCGTCGCGCCGCCCAAGGCCGGCAAGACGATCGTGCTGCAGCAGATCGCGAATGCGATCGCGCAGAACAACCCCGAGGTCCACCTCATGGTCGTGCTCGTCGACGAGCGCCCCGAAGAGGTCACCGACATGGAGCGCACGGTGAAGGGCGAGGTCATCGCCTCGACCTTCGACCGCCCCGCCGAAGATCACACCACGGTCGCCGAGCTCGCGATCGAGCGCGCCAAGCGCCTGGTCGAGCTGGGGCGCGACGTCGTCGTGCTGCTCGACTCGATCACCCGTCTCGGACGCGCCTACAACCTCGCCGCTCCGGCGTCCGGTCGTGTGCTGACCGGTGGTGTCGACGCATCGGCCCTCTACCCGCCCAAGCGCTTCTTCGGCGCCGCGCGCAACATCGAGAACGGTGGTTCGCTCACCATCCTCGCGACGGCACTCGTCGAGACCGGTTCCAAGATGGACGAGGTCATCTTCGAGGAGTTCAAGGGCACCGGCAACAGCGAGCTGCGTCTGTCGCGTTCTCTCGCTGACAAGCGCATCTTCCCTGCGGTCGACGTCAATGCGTCGAGCACCCGCCGTGAAGAGATGCTGCTCTCGGCCGACGAGGTCAAGATCACGTGGAAGCTGCGTCGCGCCCTCGCCGGCCTCGACCAGCAGCAGGCGCTCGAGGTCGTGCTGGGCAAGCTCAAGGAGACGAACTCGAACGTCGAGTTCCTGGTGCAGATGCAGAAGTCGATCCCCACGCTGCCCTCCGGCGGTCACGGGCACGACAACAACATCCGCTGA